Genomic DNA from Theileria equi strain WA chromosome 4 map unlocalized gcontig_1105316255033, whole genome shotgun sequence:
CAACTGTCCATTTTCTCCATATCTACACGATCCTCCATAGATCTTGAGTCTTTGGAACGTTTGTCTAGGTGAAACTTTGGCTACTGGTCCACACCTTCTACTCACAGTGCACATCTAGATCTTTTCCACCTATTCCCGGTGCAAATTTTCACACCTTGGTGTTTATCATGTTTCAGTTCCATAAATTATCCAACAAGGCTTTGTAAAATTTAGCTTATTGCCCTTTGACTACACATGCACAATTGGTGCTCCGACAACGGCGTTGTACACACGACACAATAAGTCAATTAGGCAAATCCATAGATTCCTTTATTTTAGACCGATTTTATTAATGTAGTCAATAGCTTTCAGAGAATGAGCGGAGATTTGGAGAGTATAGACTATGCTTTGCAGTATCAGCTCATGAAGTCTATGATGAGACCATTTGGTGACTCGAATGACATCAAGAacttggcactagaagaGCGTTGCATAGATTTAACCACTTCATGCGTTTTGAACGCTACAACCGAGTTTGGGAATCTACAGAATGTGATCATTTCCCGCAAAGGAGATGATGCTCTAGTTTCTGACGTGGACCAACAGCTCATCCTCAAATTCTTTTTCAAAGAACCAGTTTCTATCAAACATATAACCTTTAGAGCCGATAATAAGCCGTCCATATCCGACGTTAGC
This window encodes:
- a CDS encoding conserved hypothetical protein (encoded by transcript BEWA_014400A), which encodes MSGDLESIDYALQYQLMKSMMRPFGDSNDIKNLALEERCIDLTTSCVLNATTEFGNLQNVIISRKGDDALVSDVDQQLILKFFFKEPVSIKHITFRADNKPSISDVSAPRIIKMYANRPEFDFSEADSVEPDQVIELKPQEEASVDKVNLRGTKFAHVKSMQVFVVENMDDSLQTFINEIGIWGNVHPNYRSDHLY